From the genome of Sphaerochaeta sp.:
TGCGTGTGGCGATGAAGTCCTTCTTCTCCGACGCGCCTGCAGCTTGCGCGACCATCTTCGCCACCTCCTCCCCGATGGCGGGGCTGCAGGACAGGCCGGGGCTTTCGATGCCGGCGGCGTCAAAGAACCCCGGAGCCCCGGAGGCCTCGCCGATGACGAAGTCCCCTCCCTCTTCATGGGCGCGGAGTCCGGAGAAGCTGGTGATCACCTTGCGCATCGGAATCTCCTTGACCGGACAGCGATCCCATTTTCGCCACTTCGGCAAGATCGTCTGCATAGGTGGCCGTATTCTCCCTGTCCTCCACCACTTTGCTGGTCGGACCAACCATCAGGTTGCCATGGACCGTCGGAGTGACCAACACCCCTTTGCCCGCAGCGGTCGGCAACTGGAAGATTGTATGGGAGACGTAATCCCCCACCTCTTTGTCAAACAGCAGGTAGTTTCCCCTGCGGGCGATGATCTGTATCGGCGTGTCACTGACCATGTTGTGGAACGAGGTCAGCGTACACCCCGGCGGCATTGACCACAAAACGGCTGGTCATGGACGACCCGTCGGCAAACGAGAGTTCGTATCCTCCCTGGGTTTTGCGCACCGCATCCACCGCGGCATTGAAACGGAACTCCACCCCGTTGGCATAGGCGTTCTCGGCAAACGCGATGGTGATGCCGAACGGACAGACGATGCCGCTGGTCGGGCAGTACAACGCGCCGCAGACGGCGTCACTCAGGTTGGGTTCCAGCGCCCGGGCTTCATCCCCGGAAAGCAGCTGCATCCGCTCCACCCCGTTGGCAAGCCCCCGCTCGTACAGCGCCTTGAGTTTGGGCAGCCCCTCGGGGTCGAAGCAGACCACCATCGCGCCGTTCTGCCGGTAGTCGAAATCCAGTTCGCGGGAAAGGGCAGGCATCATGGCGCTGCCCCAGATGTTCAGCTTCGCTTTCAGCGTACCAGGTTCCGGATCATAGCCGGCATGGACGATGCCACTGTTCGCCTTGGACGTGCCGCTGCACACGTCCTCCCCTTTTTCCACCAGACAGACGGACAACGCGTACCGGGAAAGGCTCCGCGCGATGGAGCACCCCGTCACGCCCCCTCCGATCACCACCACATCATACTGCATGCATGACACCTCCAGACGCATAAAAAAAGAGCAAGGTATCCCCAGGAAACTCCTGTACCTTACTCTTTATCTCTCAGGTTTCTTGCTAAATTGTACGGACAGCATACCACCCCTCAGGGTGGCTGTCCACAAAAATCACCGGGTCATCCGTGAAAGGCTGCCATCTTTATGGATTTTTGACACATACACCACAAACGAGAACAGGCTGGCGGCGGCACAAAGCACAAACACCACGGTCAGGGCGATGAAGTAGCCGGGAAGCCAGGATGCGCCCGGCATCCAGCTGAGGAACGCCAGATACAGAATACCCAGCACACCGCTTGCCGCGTAGGTGACCGTCTTCGCCTTGCCGAACATGTTGGCCGGCATCACCTTGCCCTGGGAGATCATCAACATCCGGATGAACAGGATGGAGAACTCCCGGTACATGATGATGACAAACACCCAGCTGGGCATGATGTCCGCCATCATGAAGCAGACGAAATAGGTCAGATGGGCCAGCGTGTCGCCAAACGGATCCATCACCTTGCCCAAGTCAGTGACCAGATGACGCTTCCGGGCGATCTTCCCATCCAACAGGTCGGTCAGCTCGATGACGCAGAACAGCACCAGGCACAGAATGGTGGAGAGGTCCGTAGCCCCTTGCCCGATCCAGAAGCGCAGGTTGAACACAATGAAAAACACCGGCGACAGGACCAGTCGCACCACGGTGAGCTTGTTGGGTAATGTCATTTCCACTTCCTCCCGGGGCGAGATGCGCCCCGGTGTCGTTTCGCAATCTGGTTCTTAAGCATACACCACCGTACATCCCATGTCCAGAAACAGCTTACCAGGAAGTGTGGTACTTATCCGTCAGGTAGCGGACGTAGGCGCCGGCATCCAACGAGGCGCCGGTGACCTTTTTGAGCAACGCTTTGGGAGGATACAGCAACCCCTGGGAATACACCTTCTCCCTCAGCCAGGAGACAATCGGGAAAAGATCACCACGGGCAAGCAGGTGGTCGGTATCCAAATCCTTCCGGAGCGTCTCCCAGATCTGCGCGCCGTACAGGTTTCCCAGCGCGTAGGTGGGGAAGTATCCGATCTCCCCGCTGGCCCAGTGGACGTCCTGCAGGCACCCCAGCCGGTCGTCGGTGATCTCCAACCCCAACAGGTCACGGGAAGCTTCGTTCCATGCCTGGGGGATGTCCGGAACGGCAAGCGTTCCTGCGATCAACTGCTTTTCCAGACGGTAGCGCAGCATGATGTGCAGCGAATAACTCACCTCGTCGGCGTTGGTGCGGATCGGCGTGCGCTCCACCTTGTTCACCGCATGGTAAAACTCCGCCAAGGTGACGTCTCCCACCTGTTCGGGGAACGTGTCCCGGAACAACGGGAAGTAATGCATCCAGAACGGCAGGCTCCGGCCGATGATGTTCTCCCACAGCCGGGACTGGGATTCATGCATGCCGTACGAGGCGCCGCCGGCAAGGCTGGTTCCCTTCAGCCGTCCCTGGGAGGCGGTCTGCTCGTAGATGGCATGTCCGCACTCATGGACGGACGAGAAGAAGCTGTCCATCACCGAGGGATCGGTGTACCGGGTGGTCACCCGCACATCATCCTCCCCCAGGGCGGAAGTGAACGGATGGGTGGAGACACCCCTGAGCCCCGGGTGAAATCAAAGCCCATGTCGGTCATCACCCGTTGGGCGAACTGATCCTGCAGGTCAATGGGATATGGCTGGCGGAGGAACGCGTCATCAACCTTCTGGGCGGAACGCTCATCGACCAGCGAGACCAGAATCGGACGGAGGGCATCAAACAGCGGATCAACCTCTCTGGTGGTCATCCCTTCTTCGTACATATCCAGGAGTGCGTCGTACCGCCCCGTCTTTCCACCGCTGAGCAGGGACGCCTGCTCACGGGTCAAGGAAACGAGCTCTTCCAGGGCCGGGACGAACGACGCGAAATCGTTGTCCTTCCTGGCTTGGAGCCATACCACATACCCTGTGGTTTTGGCTCGTGACAATCTTCCCACCAAATCCTCGGGGAGCGCTTTGCCCAATCGATAGGAACGGGAACGGACCCTCACCAGAGCGGCGGCAAAAGGATCGTCCTCCTTCCCTTCCAACCGGGAAAGGACCTCCCCCATCACCTCTGAGCTCTCCCGCCGATGGATCTCCCGCTGGAGGAATTCCATCTGTCTGCCCCGCTCATCACTCTCCGCCGCCGGCATGTACAGCTCGGAATCCCACTCCATCACCGCGGCGATATGCTCCAGCATGGTGATCTCGCGATCCATCGTTTCCAACCGTCCCAACGCCTGTTCCCTGGTCATCTACTCCTCCTGAAAAACAAAAATCCTGCCCGAACCACATCCGGGCAGGATTGGAACGAAACGGTTGCTTACAACTGTTCCTTGGAATCAACCTTGGCGCGCACTTCCTTCAGGAAGTCCGCCACAGCCAGGCCGTTGGCCTGCTTGCCGTTCCGGTAGCGCACCGAGACCTGCTTGTCATCCATCTCACGCTGGCCGACGATCACCATGTAAGGAATCTTCAGGTTCTGGGCGTTGCGGATCTTCATGTTCATCCGGTCATCGGAGAGATCGGAGGAAACACGGAAGCCGGCGTCCTTGCACTGCTTCTCCACTTCCTTGGCGTAGTCGTCGTACTTGTCGCTGACCGGAATGATCTTGATCTGCTCCGGAGAGAGCCAGGGCGGGAACGCTCCGGCGTACGTCTCAAGCAACACGCCGAAGAACCGTTCGATGGATCCCAGCAGGGCGCGATGGATCATGTACGGCTGTTTCTCCTTGCCATCCTTGTCCACGTAGGTCATGTGGAACCGCTCCGGCAGGTTGAAGTCAAACTGCACGGTGGAGAGCTGCCACTCACGACCGATGGCGTCCTTGACCTTCAGGTCGATCTTCGGCCCGTAGAAGGCTCCGCCGCCCTCGTCGACATCGTAGTTCAGCCCTTCCTTCTCAATGGCTTTGCGCAGCGACTCCGTCGCGGCGTCCCATTTCTCCTTGGCGCCGACGGACTTGTCCTTCGGCTTGGTGGACAGGTAGGCGTGGAATTCGTTGAAGCCAAAGCTCTTCAGCATGTGCAGGCTGAAGCGCAGCACTTCGATGATCTCACCTTCCATCTGCTCTTCCGTGCAGAAGATATGGGCGTCGTCCTGGGTGAATCCACGCACACGGAACAGGCCGTTCAACGCGCCGGACTGCTCATAGCGGTACACCGTGCCGAGCTCCGCCCATCTGCAGGGAAGATCCCGGTAGCTCTTCGGACTGTTCATGTAGATCATGATGTGGAACGGGCAGTTCATCGGCTTGACGTAGTAATCCGCCTTGTCCATCACCATCGGGGGATACATGTTCTCCTTG
Proteins encoded in this window:
- the thrS gene encoding threonine--tRNA ligase is translated as MATNKPQTPQEEKLARIRHSMSHVMAEAVLEMFPSAQIAIGPAIEDGFYYDFELPRPLENKDLDEITERMKKIIAQNKPFVRKEVSREEAREMFKDQKYKLELLDAIPEGETVSIYNQGGFTDLCRGPHVASTKELHADAFKLMKIAGAYWRGDEHNQMLTRIYGTAWNNAKELRLYLDHLAEIAKRDHRKLGKDLDLFSLHEEAGPGLVYWHPMGARVREVIEDFWRQEHYKNGYEMVYTPHVGKSWLWETSGHLGFYKENMYPPMVMDKADYYVKPMNCPFHIMIYMNSPKSYRDLPCRWAELGTVYRYEQSGALNGLFRVRGFTQDDAHIFCTEEQMEGEIIEVLRFSLHMLKSFGFNEFHAYLSTKPKDKSVGAKEKWDAATESLRKAIEKEGLNYDVDEGGGAFYGPKIDLKVKDAIGREWQLSTVQFDFNLPERFHMTYVDKDGKEKQPYMIHRALLGSIERFFGVLLETYAGAFPPWLSPEQIKIIPVSDKYDDYAKEVEKQCKDAGFRVSSDLSDDRMNMKIRNAQNLKIPYMVIVGQREMDDKQVSVRYRNGKQANGLAVADFLKEVRAKVDSKEQL
- the pgsA gene encoding CDP-diacylglycerol--glycerol-3-phosphate 3-phosphatidyltransferase, which translates into the protein MTLPNKLTVVRLVLSPVFFIVFNLRFWIGQGATDLSTILCLVLFCVIELTDLLDGKIARKRHLVTDLGKVMDPFGDTLAHLTYFVCFMMADIMPSWVFVIIMYREFSILFIRMLMISQGKVMPANMFGKAKTVTYAASGVLGILYLAFLSWMPGASWLPGYFIALTVVFVLCAAASLFSFVVYVSKIHKDGSLSRMTR
- a CDS encoding FAD-dependent oxidoreductase, yielding MQYDVVVIGGGVTGCSIARSLSRYALSVCLVEKGEDVCSGTSKANSGIVHAGYDPEPGTLKAKLNIWGSAMMPALSRELDFDYRQNGAMVVCFDPEGLPKLKALYERGLANGVERMQLLSGDEARALEPNLSDAVCGALYCPTSGIVCPFGITIAFAENAYANGVEFRFNAAVDAVRKTQGGYELSFADGSSMTSRFVVNAAGVYADLVPQHGQ